In the genome of Triticum urartu cultivar G1812 chromosome 5, Tu2.1, whole genome shotgun sequence, one region contains:
- the LOC125506598 gene encoding disease resistance protein RGA2-like isoform X1: MDRQAITSRSELEHILFDDSAEPKALPLSLLEHITSGFSDDNEIGDGGFARVYKGILDNGTVAVKKLSGMVDIDDKKFSKEVRCLMLAKHRNIVRFLGYCSDTQGEMMNYEGELVLADVRQRLLCFEYLSQGSLDKQITDTSHGLEWRKCYEIISGICDGLCYLHQKRIVHLDLKPANILLDDNMMPKIADFGLSRCFKENQSRIITLKLIGTLGYMPPEFYGGQITFKFDIYSLGIIIIEILTGEKGYPNIDKVLGRWRNKLEKTQGDTQLVQVRVCTEIAIECIDSDPAKRPDIQHIVNRLGETRSEVKSATETGASSSSSVPQLAALPPDPTIGQLYNRTNQNHRFSSMLDNTSIVQQVTDRRETASDVEEALIIGRNEEKQKIVATLSGSITPEMTVLPIYGIGGIGKTTLAQIVFNASQFAGYSRVWVYVSQNLDLNKIGNSILSQLSEESHVAEKQMIHNKLRKVLAGKKILVVLDDVWEKNPDTLKSLKAMLRLGVGSMVTIIVTTRDEAIAREICHTVEPYKLGTLTDKFCWKIIKEKTSFKDRVDKKQMKHTGREIATKCGGVALAAQSLGYTLNGKSSDEWESVRDNYIWNLSTTDDPSSRNHEVLASLLLSYHHMPECLKLCFTYCAVFPKGHNIVKYDLIHQWIALKFIEQCSIFDSMQLCEKYVTQLLGMSFLQYSKTPLSDGQKDKAVTLFTMHDLVHDLARAILADQVNDKGSTGGNRCRYALLTDCSKPLQSSVTCPANINALHFLGCGKLKLCGDAFSLATCLHVLDLSGCLIQKLPDSVSQLKQLRFLCAPKIQAKMIPSCITELSELNYLNLRDSYFSALPDSIGAMKGLMHLDLSRCEKINELPVSFTELKQLVHLDLSYCQVSVSEAFGGFTKLQYLNLSSPFIKDANRRGLSKVIGNLIKLRYLNLSGCVHLMAPSEYHIGIFLDSISTLSNLEHLDLSLNKVLFSIPESIGNLRKLHTLNLSCCYNLKKLPDSMVKMVSLKVVDVASCSKLDESALSRLNVASLPDFVVHASSDKCSSNITLLQHTNPDRLMIDRLENVMSPEEAKSIKLIEKQKISKLSFQWTRGAEMVVDEKEVLEKLVPPISVLTLSIKCYSSVSFPDWLMGMRQYLPNLCRLYLYDFPNCNKLPPLGKLPNLRSLIIDRMEGLEEWNTEYTSGDEGADELMFPKLRTLTIKQCLKLRIKPCLPRAIISLEIIDCDNMLSSKGESPSHLSHLSVYDSVVPMHEWRLLHDLPALRKLSIDNCSDLTTSSEIIQHLSSLESLCLHSLSLDQAELPSWLVELTSLHELSLFKYRSMTSLPHSLGELTSLEKLKIEHCERIKSLPDSIQKLTKLYILEIVGCPTLRKWCVSKENKMKIAHINKKLLPKTCMGGGLALHG; the protein is encoded by the exons ATGGATCGCCAAGCTATTACCTCACGAAGTGAACTGGAGCATATTCTATTTGATGACAGCGCGGAACCAAAGGCCCTACCTTTATCACTTCTGGAGCACATCACAAGCGGTTTCTCTGATGACAATGAAATTGGCGATGGTGGCTTTGCAAGAGTTTATAAG GGAATACTTGACAATGGCACAGTTGCGGTGAAGAAGCTTTCTGGGATGGTTGATATTGATGACAAGAAATTCAGCAAAGAGGTTCGTTGTTTGATGTTGGCAAAGCACAGAAATATAGTACGGTTCCTGGGATATTGCTCTGACACACAAGGTGAAATGATGAACTATGAAGGAGAGCTTGTGTTGGCAGATGTTCGACAAAGGTTACTCTGCTTTGAATATCTATCCCAAGGGAGTCTTGATAAGCAAATAACTG ATACATCTCATGGACTTGAATGGAGAAAGTGCTATGAAATTATCAGTGGAATTTGTGATGGTTTATGTTATCTTCACCAAAAGCGCATCGTTCACTTAGATCTCAAGCCTGCAAATATATTGCTTGACGATAATATGATGCCGAAAATTGCTGATTTTGGTCTCTCGAGGTGCTTCAAAGAAAACCAAAGCCGGATTATTACTTTAAAATTGATCGGAACCCT GGGATATATGCCACCTGAATTCTATGGTGGACAAATCACATTCAAGTTTGACATTTATAGTCTTGGTATTATAATCATAGAGATACTAACAGGAGAGAAGGGATATCCTAATATTGACAAG GTACTTGGGAGGTGGAGAAATAAGTTGGAGAAAACACAGGGGGACACACAACTGGTACAAGTGCGAGTATGCACTGAAATAGCGATAGAGTGCATTGACTCCGACCCAGCTAAAAGACCAGATATACAACATATAGTTAATAGGCTTGGTGAAACAAGAAGTGAAGTCAAGTCTGCTACTGAAACTGGGGCGAGTAGTAGTTCATCAGTACCGCAG TTGGCAGCTTTGCCCCCTGATCCCACAATTGGTCAACTATACAACAGGACAAATCAAAACCATCGATTCAGTTCCATGCTAGATAACACCTCTATTGTGCAGCAAGTTACTGACAGACGAGAAACAGCATCAGATGTGGAAGAAGCACTAATCATCGGGAGGAATGAAGAAAAACAGAAAATAGTGGCTACTTTATCTGGTAGCATCACACCCGAGATGACTGTCCTTCCAATATATGGCATTGGAGGTATTGGCAAGACAACCTTGGCTCAAATAGTTTTCAATGCTTCACAATTTGCAGGTTACTCTCGGGTGTGGGTCTATGTGTCCCAAAATCTTGACTTGAATAAAATTGGCAACTCTATACTATCACAGCTATCAGAGGAGAGCCACGTAGCTGAAAAGCAGATGATACATAATAAACTCAGAAAGGTACTTGCTGGTAAGAAGATTCTTGTTGTCTTAGATGACGTGTGGGAAAAGAATCCAGATACACTAAAATCTTTGAAGGCTATGTTAAGGCTTGGTGTGGGCAGCATGGTGACAATTATCGTAACCAcaagagatgaagccattgcaaGGGAAATTTGTCATACAGTTGAGCCATACAAGCTAGGGACTTTAACAGATAAATTTTGTTGGAAAATAATAAAAGAAAAAACTTCCTTTAAAGATCGAGTCGATAAAAAACAGATGAAGCATACGGGAAGGGAGATTGCAACCAAGTGTGGAGGTGTGGCTTTAGCGGCTCAATCGCTTGGATACACATTGAACGGCAAGTCATCTGATGAATGGGAGTCGGTGAGAGACAATTATATCTGGAATCTATCTACTACAGATGACCCATCATCAAGAAATCATGAAGTGCTTGCATCCTTGCTGTTAAGCTATCACCATATGCCTGAATGCTTGAAGTTGTGCTTTACTTATTGTGCGGTCTTTCCAAAAGGTCACAATATTGTGAAGTATGATCTAATTCACCAATGGATTGCTCTTAAATTCATCGAGCAATGTAGTATATTTGATTCTATGCAGCTATGCGAGAAATATGTTACACAACTTTTGGGGATGTCCTTCCTTCAATATTCAAAGACACCTCTG AGTGATGGTCAGAAGGACAAAGCTGTTACGTTATTCACGATGCATGATCTAGTGCATGATCTTGCAAGGGCGATCTTGGCCGATCAAGTTAACGACAAGGGCAGTACTGGGGGAAATAGATGCCGCTATGCATTGCTTACAGATTGTAGCAAGCCATTGCAGTCGTCCGTGACTTGTCCTGCAAATATAAATGCGCTGCATTTTCTGGGCTGTGGTAAATTAAAACTTTGCGGTGATGCATTTTCACTAGCTACGTGCCTCCATGTCTTGGATTTAAGTGGATGCCTTATACAAAAGTTGCCAGATTCTGTTAGTCAATTGAAACAGTTGAGGTTTCTGTGCGCTCCAAAGATCCAAGCTAAGATGATTCCCAGTTGTATCACTGAGCTCTCAGAATTAAATTACCTCAACCTTAGAGATTCCTATTTCTCTGCACTGCCAGATTCTATTGGTGCTATGAAAGGTCTGATGCATCTTGATTTATCACGCTGCGAGAAAATAAATGAACTCCCGGTATCATTCACAGAACTCAAGCAGTTAGTACACCTGGATTTATCATATTGCCAAGTGTCTGTATCAGAAGCTTTTGGTGGCTTTACAAAACTTCAATATTTGAATTTATCATCTCCTTTTATTAAAGACGCGAATAGGAGAGGGCTGTCAAAGGTAATTGGTAACCTAATCAAACTCAGGTATCTAAATCTATCGGGGTGTGTGCACCTTATGGCCCCATCAGAATATCATATTGGCATCTTTCTTGACTCTATCAGCACCCTTTCCAATCTAGAGCATCTGGACTTGTCTCTGAATAAAGTGCTTTTCAGTATACCAGAAAGTATTGGCAACCTCAGGAAGCTTCATACATTGAATCTCTCATGCTGCTACAATCTAAAGAAGCTTCCTGATAGTATGGTTAAAATGGTTAGTCTGAAGGTTGTGGATGTGGCGAGCTGTTCTAAATTGGATGAATCCGCGCTCTCCCGGTTAAATGTTGCCTCATTGCCAGATTTTGTGGTGCATGCTTCAAGTGATAAATGTAGTAGTAATATCACCCTGCTTCAGCATACAAATCCTGATAGGCTGATGATAGATAGACTTGAAAATGTGATGTCTCCAGAAGAAGCAAAGAGTATAAAATTGATAGAGAAACAAAAAATTAGTAAGCTGTCATTTCAATGGACCAGAGGTGCCGAGATGGTTGTGGATGAGAAGGAGGTGTTGGAAAAACTAGTGCCACCAATCAGTGTACTAACATTGTCTATAAAGTGCTACAGCAGTGTCAGCTTTCCTGATTGGCTTATGGGTATGAGGCAGTATCTCCCTAACCTTTGTAGGTTATATTTGTATGACTTTCCTAATTGCAACAAACTACCACCACTTGGTAAACTACCAAACCTACGGTCGTTGATTATAGACCGTATGGAGGGCTTGGAAGAGTGGAACACGGAATATACCAGTGGTGATGAAGGTGCTGATGAGCTCATGTTCCCCAAGCTTCGAACATTGACTATCAAGCAATGCCTCAAGTTGAGGATAAAACCATGCCTTCCTAGAGCTATCATCTCTTTGGAGATAATAGATTGTGATAATATGCTATCATCAAAGGGTGAGAGCCCATCGCACCTCTCCCATCTGAGTGTTTATGACAGCGTGGTGCCCATGCATGAGTGGAGGTTGCTTCACGACCTCCCTGCCCTCCGTAAGTTAAGTATTGACAATTGCAGTGATCTGACCACCTCAAGTGAGATTATCCAACACCTTTCCTCCCTCGAATCACTGTGCCTCCATTCATTGTCACTAGACCAGGCAGAACTCCCGAGTTGGTTGGTTGAGCTGACGTCTCTGCATGAACTAAGTCTATTTAAGTACAGAAGCATGACATCATTACCACATTCGTTAGGAGAACTTACCTCTCTCGAGAAATTGAAGATCGAGCACTGCGAGAGGATCAAGTCTTTGCCGGACAGCATACAAAAACTGACCAAGCTTTACATTCTTGAAATTGTTGGCTGCCCTACACTAAGGAAGTGGTGTGTATCAAAGGAGAACAAGATGAAGATCGCTCACATCAACAAAAAG CTCTTGCCAAAGACGTGCATGGGTGGAGGCTTAGCACTCCATGGATGA
- the LOC125506598 gene encoding disease resistance protein RGA2-like isoform X2 encodes MVDIDDKKFSKEVRCLMLAKHRNIVRFLGYCSDTQGEMMNYEGELVLADVRQRLLCFEYLSQGSLDKQITDTSHGLEWRKCYEIISGICDGLCYLHQKRIVHLDLKPANILLDDNMMPKIADFGLSRCFKENQSRIITLKLIGTLGYMPPEFYGGQITFKFDIYSLGIIIIEILTGEKGYPNIDKVLGRWRNKLEKTQGDTQLVQVRVCTEIAIECIDSDPAKRPDIQHIVNRLGETRSEVKSATETGASSSSSVPQLAALPPDPTIGQLYNRTNQNHRFSSMLDNTSIVQQVTDRRETASDVEEALIIGRNEEKQKIVATLSGSITPEMTVLPIYGIGGIGKTTLAQIVFNASQFAGYSRVWVYVSQNLDLNKIGNSILSQLSEESHVAEKQMIHNKLRKVLAGKKILVVLDDVWEKNPDTLKSLKAMLRLGVGSMVTIIVTTRDEAIAREICHTVEPYKLGTLTDKFCWKIIKEKTSFKDRVDKKQMKHTGREIATKCGGVALAAQSLGYTLNGKSSDEWESVRDNYIWNLSTTDDPSSRNHEVLASLLLSYHHMPECLKLCFTYCAVFPKGHNIVKYDLIHQWIALKFIEQCSIFDSMQLCEKYVTQLLGMSFLQYSKTPLSDGQKDKAVTLFTMHDLVHDLARAILADQVNDKGSTGGNRCRYALLTDCSKPLQSSVTCPANINALHFLGCGKLKLCGDAFSLATCLHVLDLSGCLIQKLPDSVSQLKQLRFLCAPKIQAKMIPSCITELSELNYLNLRDSYFSALPDSIGAMKGLMHLDLSRCEKINELPVSFTELKQLVHLDLSYCQVSVSEAFGGFTKLQYLNLSSPFIKDANRRGLSKVIGNLIKLRYLNLSGCVHLMAPSEYHIGIFLDSISTLSNLEHLDLSLNKVLFSIPESIGNLRKLHTLNLSCCYNLKKLPDSMVKMVSLKVVDVASCSKLDESALSRLNVASLPDFVVHASSDKCSSNITLLQHTNPDRLMIDRLENVMSPEEAKSIKLIEKQKISKLSFQWTRGAEMVVDEKEVLEKLVPPISVLTLSIKCYSSVSFPDWLMGMRQYLPNLCRLYLYDFPNCNKLPPLGKLPNLRSLIIDRMEGLEEWNTEYTSGDEGADELMFPKLRTLTIKQCLKLRIKPCLPRAIISLEIIDCDNMLSSKGESPSHLSHLSVYDSVVPMHEWRLLHDLPALRKLSIDNCSDLTTSSEIIQHLSSLESLCLHSLSLDQAELPSWLVELTSLHELSLFKYRSMTSLPHSLGELTSLEKLKIEHCERIKSLPDSIQKLTKLYILEIVGCPTLRKWCVSKENKMKIAHINKKLLPKTCMGGGLALHG; translated from the exons ATGGTTGATATTGATGACAAGAAATTCAGCAAAGAGGTTCGTTGTTTGATGTTGGCAAAGCACAGAAATATAGTACGGTTCCTGGGATATTGCTCTGACACACAAGGTGAAATGATGAACTATGAAGGAGAGCTTGTGTTGGCAGATGTTCGACAAAGGTTACTCTGCTTTGAATATCTATCCCAAGGGAGTCTTGATAAGCAAATAACTG ATACATCTCATGGACTTGAATGGAGAAAGTGCTATGAAATTATCAGTGGAATTTGTGATGGTTTATGTTATCTTCACCAAAAGCGCATCGTTCACTTAGATCTCAAGCCTGCAAATATATTGCTTGACGATAATATGATGCCGAAAATTGCTGATTTTGGTCTCTCGAGGTGCTTCAAAGAAAACCAAAGCCGGATTATTACTTTAAAATTGATCGGAACCCT GGGATATATGCCACCTGAATTCTATGGTGGACAAATCACATTCAAGTTTGACATTTATAGTCTTGGTATTATAATCATAGAGATACTAACAGGAGAGAAGGGATATCCTAATATTGACAAG GTACTTGGGAGGTGGAGAAATAAGTTGGAGAAAACACAGGGGGACACACAACTGGTACAAGTGCGAGTATGCACTGAAATAGCGATAGAGTGCATTGACTCCGACCCAGCTAAAAGACCAGATATACAACATATAGTTAATAGGCTTGGTGAAACAAGAAGTGAAGTCAAGTCTGCTACTGAAACTGGGGCGAGTAGTAGTTCATCAGTACCGCAG TTGGCAGCTTTGCCCCCTGATCCCACAATTGGTCAACTATACAACAGGACAAATCAAAACCATCGATTCAGTTCCATGCTAGATAACACCTCTATTGTGCAGCAAGTTACTGACAGACGAGAAACAGCATCAGATGTGGAAGAAGCACTAATCATCGGGAGGAATGAAGAAAAACAGAAAATAGTGGCTACTTTATCTGGTAGCATCACACCCGAGATGACTGTCCTTCCAATATATGGCATTGGAGGTATTGGCAAGACAACCTTGGCTCAAATAGTTTTCAATGCTTCACAATTTGCAGGTTACTCTCGGGTGTGGGTCTATGTGTCCCAAAATCTTGACTTGAATAAAATTGGCAACTCTATACTATCACAGCTATCAGAGGAGAGCCACGTAGCTGAAAAGCAGATGATACATAATAAACTCAGAAAGGTACTTGCTGGTAAGAAGATTCTTGTTGTCTTAGATGACGTGTGGGAAAAGAATCCAGATACACTAAAATCTTTGAAGGCTATGTTAAGGCTTGGTGTGGGCAGCATGGTGACAATTATCGTAACCAcaagagatgaagccattgcaaGGGAAATTTGTCATACAGTTGAGCCATACAAGCTAGGGACTTTAACAGATAAATTTTGTTGGAAAATAATAAAAGAAAAAACTTCCTTTAAAGATCGAGTCGATAAAAAACAGATGAAGCATACGGGAAGGGAGATTGCAACCAAGTGTGGAGGTGTGGCTTTAGCGGCTCAATCGCTTGGATACACATTGAACGGCAAGTCATCTGATGAATGGGAGTCGGTGAGAGACAATTATATCTGGAATCTATCTACTACAGATGACCCATCATCAAGAAATCATGAAGTGCTTGCATCCTTGCTGTTAAGCTATCACCATATGCCTGAATGCTTGAAGTTGTGCTTTACTTATTGTGCGGTCTTTCCAAAAGGTCACAATATTGTGAAGTATGATCTAATTCACCAATGGATTGCTCTTAAATTCATCGAGCAATGTAGTATATTTGATTCTATGCAGCTATGCGAGAAATATGTTACACAACTTTTGGGGATGTCCTTCCTTCAATATTCAAAGACACCTCTG AGTGATGGTCAGAAGGACAAAGCTGTTACGTTATTCACGATGCATGATCTAGTGCATGATCTTGCAAGGGCGATCTTGGCCGATCAAGTTAACGACAAGGGCAGTACTGGGGGAAATAGATGCCGCTATGCATTGCTTACAGATTGTAGCAAGCCATTGCAGTCGTCCGTGACTTGTCCTGCAAATATAAATGCGCTGCATTTTCTGGGCTGTGGTAAATTAAAACTTTGCGGTGATGCATTTTCACTAGCTACGTGCCTCCATGTCTTGGATTTAAGTGGATGCCTTATACAAAAGTTGCCAGATTCTGTTAGTCAATTGAAACAGTTGAGGTTTCTGTGCGCTCCAAAGATCCAAGCTAAGATGATTCCCAGTTGTATCACTGAGCTCTCAGAATTAAATTACCTCAACCTTAGAGATTCCTATTTCTCTGCACTGCCAGATTCTATTGGTGCTATGAAAGGTCTGATGCATCTTGATTTATCACGCTGCGAGAAAATAAATGAACTCCCGGTATCATTCACAGAACTCAAGCAGTTAGTACACCTGGATTTATCATATTGCCAAGTGTCTGTATCAGAAGCTTTTGGTGGCTTTACAAAACTTCAATATTTGAATTTATCATCTCCTTTTATTAAAGACGCGAATAGGAGAGGGCTGTCAAAGGTAATTGGTAACCTAATCAAACTCAGGTATCTAAATCTATCGGGGTGTGTGCACCTTATGGCCCCATCAGAATATCATATTGGCATCTTTCTTGACTCTATCAGCACCCTTTCCAATCTAGAGCATCTGGACTTGTCTCTGAATAAAGTGCTTTTCAGTATACCAGAAAGTATTGGCAACCTCAGGAAGCTTCATACATTGAATCTCTCATGCTGCTACAATCTAAAGAAGCTTCCTGATAGTATGGTTAAAATGGTTAGTCTGAAGGTTGTGGATGTGGCGAGCTGTTCTAAATTGGATGAATCCGCGCTCTCCCGGTTAAATGTTGCCTCATTGCCAGATTTTGTGGTGCATGCTTCAAGTGATAAATGTAGTAGTAATATCACCCTGCTTCAGCATACAAATCCTGATAGGCTGATGATAGATAGACTTGAAAATGTGATGTCTCCAGAAGAAGCAAAGAGTATAAAATTGATAGAGAAACAAAAAATTAGTAAGCTGTCATTTCAATGGACCAGAGGTGCCGAGATGGTTGTGGATGAGAAGGAGGTGTTGGAAAAACTAGTGCCACCAATCAGTGTACTAACATTGTCTATAAAGTGCTACAGCAGTGTCAGCTTTCCTGATTGGCTTATGGGTATGAGGCAGTATCTCCCTAACCTTTGTAGGTTATATTTGTATGACTTTCCTAATTGCAACAAACTACCACCACTTGGTAAACTACCAAACCTACGGTCGTTGATTATAGACCGTATGGAGGGCTTGGAAGAGTGGAACACGGAATATACCAGTGGTGATGAAGGTGCTGATGAGCTCATGTTCCCCAAGCTTCGAACATTGACTATCAAGCAATGCCTCAAGTTGAGGATAAAACCATGCCTTCCTAGAGCTATCATCTCTTTGGAGATAATAGATTGTGATAATATGCTATCATCAAAGGGTGAGAGCCCATCGCACCTCTCCCATCTGAGTGTTTATGACAGCGTGGTGCCCATGCATGAGTGGAGGTTGCTTCACGACCTCCCTGCCCTCCGTAAGTTAAGTATTGACAATTGCAGTGATCTGACCACCTCAAGTGAGATTATCCAACACCTTTCCTCCCTCGAATCACTGTGCCTCCATTCATTGTCACTAGACCAGGCAGAACTCCCGAGTTGGTTGGTTGAGCTGACGTCTCTGCATGAACTAAGTCTATTTAAGTACAGAAGCATGACATCATTACCACATTCGTTAGGAGAACTTACCTCTCTCGAGAAATTGAAGATCGAGCACTGCGAGAGGATCAAGTCTTTGCCGGACAGCATACAAAAACTGACCAAGCTTTACATTCTTGAAATTGTTGGCTGCCCTACACTAAGGAAGTGGTGTGTATCAAAGGAGAACAAGATGAAGATCGCTCACATCAACAAAAAG CTCTTGCCAAAGACGTGCATGGGTGGAGGCTTAGCACTCCATGGATGA